A part of Cervus elaphus chromosome 11, mCerEla1.1, whole genome shotgun sequence genomic DNA contains:
- the THUMPD2 gene encoding THUMP domain-containing protein 2 isoform X3 translates to MAVVPGGPRSGPAAGAHFFCTAGRGLEPFLMREVRERLAATQVEYISGKVFFTTCSDLNMLKQLKSAERLFLLIKKQLPFPVSSVNKGKIFNELQRLINDDPESWLNVISIWKNLLELDAKKENLFHKNANPLKRKVGEDDITAKKLKTERIQEIQETKECQLEKQIEEKILEQGHFITEGEKCQELQNDITEAVDTRNQSNLTFRVSCRCSGAISKIITAQEVGRVIGIALMKQFGWKADLRNPNLEIFIHLSDIYSVLGIPVFRVPLACRAYIKTPGLRSTIAWAMASLAEIKAGAVVLDPMCGLGTILLEAAKEWPNCHYLQKVSILLFLIFHLEKSLS, encoded by the exons ATGGCGGTGGTTCCCGGAGGTCCCCGCTCCGGGCCTGCAGCGGGCGCCCACTTTTTCTGCACCGCGGGCCGCGGCCTGGAGCCCTTCCTGATGCGGGAGGTGCGGGAGCGGCTGGCTGCCACCCAG GTTGAATATATTTCAGGAAAAGTTTTTTTCACCACCTGTTCTGACTTGAATATGCTGAAACAATTGAAATCTGCAGAAAGGTTATTTTTGCTGATTAAAAAGCAGCTtccatttcctgtttcttctgtAAATAAAG gaaaaatatttaatgaactgCAAAGACTTATAAATGATGATCCTGAAAGTTGGTTGAATGTCATTTCAATTTGGAAGAATCTTCTTGAACttgatgcaaaaaaggaaaaccttTTTCACAAAAATGCTAACCCACTCAAAAGAAAAGTGGGAGAAGATGATATCACTGCTAAGAAATTGAAAACGGAACGAATCCAAGAGATACAAGAGACTAAGGAATGCCAGCTGgaaaaacaaatagaagaaaaaatattggagCAAGGACATTTTATCACTGAAGGAGAAAAATGTCAAGAACTTCAGAATGATATAACGGAAGCTGTTGATACTCGTAACCAGAGCAACTTAACTTTTAGAGTTTCCTGTCGCTGCAGTGGCGCCATTTCAAAGATCATTACTGCACAG GAGGTAGGAAGAGTAATTGGAATTGCTCTTATGAAACAGTTTGGATGGAAAGCAGATTTGAGGAATCCAAATTTGGAG ATCTTTATACATCTAAGTGACATTTACTCTGTGCTGGGAATTCCTGTGTTCAG GGTTCCTTTAGCCTGCAGAGCTTATATCAAGACACCAGGGTTGAGATCTACCATAGCCTGGGCAATGGCCTCCCTCGCAGAAATTAAG GCTGGTGCAGTTGTTTTAGATCCGATGTGTGGACTTGGAACAATACTTTTGGAAGCTGCTAAGGAATGGCCA AATTGCCATTACCTTCAGAAAGTGTCGATATTATTATTTCTGATATTCCATTTGGAAAAAAGTTTAAGTTAG